GAGCTTAAAACAGAAGTTCCCTGGGTCTACAAAGCTAAATTTCTTGTTCAAAGAAAGTTAAAGGAAGAAATACAAAGACTTTCGTTTGATAGTATTGTATTTCAAAAATAGATAATAACTTGAGTCTTTCATGGATAAGTGTCTCTCAGATAATTTGTTGTTACAGTATCTCCTGAATGACCTTGATACAGATACGTGTGAGATTGTAAGGGTTCATCTGAATGAGTGCCCAAGTTGCCAAAAAAGAACGGAAATCTATTCTGAAGATAGCGAGCTCAAACAATGGCAGCAATGCCATCTAAGACGTCAAAACGGTGATGACTCACAATATCATCCGTTTTCTCAAGACAAATTAGATCGCTTATTTAATTCTACAATCTCATCGATTCAACAATCAAAAACCGCAGTTGCAAAAAAAACTCTACCCTCCAGTCATAACAGCAACATCCTATTACGAAAAGAGCCTGAGCAAACCCCTATTCGAGTGATTGGTCAATACCAGCTGATAAAAAAAATTGGCCAGGGAGGAATGGGGGTTGTCTATGAGTCAATACACTCAAGATTGAAAAAACAAGTTGTCCTTAAATTGCTATTGAATAAAGACTGGGAAAATACTGACCAGACTCAAAGATTCTATCGCGAAATGGAACTGATAGGACAGTTAGACCACCCCAACATTGTTAAGGCAACAGATGCAGGGGAAGCTGATGACACCTGTTTTCTGGTTATGGAATATCTGGATGGCCATGACTTAAAAACAATTCTCAAACAGGAAGGCCCTTTGTCAATCACAGCTGCCTGCTCAATCTTAAGGCAAGCCGCCAATGGGCTCCAGTATATTCACAACCATGATTTGATCCACAGAGACATCAAACCGTCTAATCTTTTTTTAACCACTGATGGACAAGTCAAAATTCTCGACCTGGGATTAGCCGGACTGCGACACGAGGGCTCTTCTCTGGATGATTTAACCGACACAAATTGTATCATGGGTAGTGCCTACTACATGGCTCCAGAGCAGGCACAAAGTATTAAAACGATTGATCAACGTTCTGACATCTACAGCTTGGGCTGCACCTTTTACCAACTCTTAACAGGTAAGGTTCCATTCAGAAGAGAAACACCCGTTGAAACTATTATCGCACATCGAGAAGATTCCATACCTCATTTAGTTGATCAGCTTCCGGAGATCCCCGTGCAACTGGAAGAATTGTTTCAATCGATGGTAAAAAAAAGTCCGGATGATCGAATCCAAACGATGGCTGAAGTCGTTAGAATACTCGACGAATTTCTAAACCAAAAAAATGAATTATTACTTAACGAATCATCGGACACATATTTGACTGAAAGCCAAGAGCTGAAAGAACTATGTCTTAAGACCGTGCTAACACCTCCCGTTGAGGCGCAGAAGTACTATTCCAGCACACATTACCAACCTTCTAAACGCATTCTGAAATATAAAAAAACAATTATTATTGCGTCAATAATATTAATGACTGGAATTCTAACACTTGGAATTCAATACATCTCACGCACCAATCACTTTACAAATACTAAGCTTAAATCCACTTCAACGATCCCGAATGTTCGACAACCGAAAAAAGCAAATTCCAAATCTAATCCAACTCCGGCACTAACTTCAACTCAAGCGACAATTGAAAGAGATGCGGCTAATTGGGCATTGGACCACGGCTGCGAAATAAAAATTGTAGTACCATACGGAGAAGAATACCCAACAATAGAACAAAAGAAATCGTTGCCAAATGAAGATTTTTATGTGAAGACCATTGCGTTTAAAAAAATTCAGATGATAACTCAAGAGAAATTGAGTCGACTATCTGGCCTTACTAACCTATACGAGCTTCAGTTAAACGACAACCCTATAGAAGACGATGCACTTGCTGCGATTAGTGGTTTAACTTCACTCCAAATACTTGATCTACATGCTTCTGGAATCACTGACAAAGGGTTATCTCACATAAGCAATCTAAAAAGTTTGACAAATCTCTCACTTCAAATAAATCCAAATATTACGGACGAAGGTTTGCAAGTTATAAATCAGTTACAAAATTTGGTGTCACTAAATCTTGCGAAAACGAATATTTCAGATGAAGGCCTGATATTTATTCAAAACAATCAAAAAATTGATTGGTTAAATATTGAAGGAACTAAAGTAAGTGATGAGTCAGTTAAACACCTCAAAAAACTAATTCTCTTAGAACATCTTTTTGTAAAAGGCTCAAAAATATCCAAGGCGGGAATCAAAGAAATCAATGATTTCTTTAAGAAAAGAAAACATTTACCATTTTATATAAATCCCACACCCTAATAATCGATATTTGTACCCACTGAGCATTCACTACGTTCACACTTCAATACGATTTTCATAATCTAAACTCTCTTCTAATGTGAACGAATCCTACCTCTACAAATTCTTGTCTTGACTCATGTATGCCCTTTTGAATACTTGAATTCAGATCTGTGTTAATCACCTATTGATAAAGGGCCAATATATGGTAGGTAATGCACTCTGGCCAAAACCAGAGAAGACAAATAATCATCATGAAAAGTCGTCACCAAAAATAAAGGTTCGTGAAACTAAAGTCAGCATCATTATAGGTGCCAGGAATAATGCACCTTTTCTTTCGGACGCCATTAAATCAGCGCTCAAACAAAGTGTTCCCTGTGAAGTCATTTACTCAGATGACTGCAGTTTTGACGAGTCACTCAAAATTGCAAACCATTTCAAAAACCAGGGATTAATAGTTGTTGACTCTCTATACCATCGAGGAGTCTGCGACACCAGAAATGAGGGTGTATCCAAAGCAACGGGCAACTATTTACTTTTTCTAGATGGAGACGATATCCTCCCTACAGACTATGTAAAAAAACATCTGAAAGCGATCACACCTACAACCCCTTTTGTATATGGCGACGCCAAAGCTTTTGGTGATTACTCTACACTTTGGGAGGCCCCTGAATGGGAAACGGGTAAACTCTGGTTGAGAAACTTTGTTAATACCTCTGCTCTTTGGAATCGTCAGGCATTTGAAACCGCAGGCCGCTGGAGAAATAAAATCAATACCATGTGGGATTGGGACCTGGCACTAAGAGGTTCCAGATTAGGTACCCCCGCGCGTAGCAAGGCCATATTACAATATCGCCAACATGCCAGTTCCTGGTCTGCGAATATTCAAACGAAATACAAACAACGACAGGAAGACCTACTACCACGAATGCGACGCATCTGTTCTAGACTCAGTGTGGGCTCCATCGTCAGCGGTAGGCTCAGCAAATTTTTTCCACAATGGATGTCATCAGTCTCACAGGCAGTGAAGTTGATCGGTAGTTCTGAACCAGTTGAATTAGTCATACTTGATAATTCAAATGACCCAAACATACTTTCAATGATAAGATCTGAAACCCATCGATATCTGAATACTTTCGAAACCATCAGGATCATACCTCATTCAGTGTCAATAAATTACTCAACTGAGAAAGAAAGAAGAAATCAAGTTGCTCAATTCATGGCTCATGCCTGTAATCGATTACGTATTGAAATGAAAGGTGACATTCATTGGCTAATTGAAGATGATATCCTTGTGCCTGTTGAAGCAGGTGTCAATTTACTTGAACAATTGACAGCAGGATGGATTCCTCCGAATGCAGTTTCTGGTTGCTATCGAAATCGACACGTAGAAACGCAATTCGTAGGTGGGCATTTTGACGATTATCATATCGTCAATGCATTTTCAGAAATTGGTACCGAGACAAGTACCGTTGATTATTGTGGTACAGGCTGCCTGATGTTTTGGAAAGATCGAACGCCTCGATATTGGGAGAGCCATTATCGAAATGTACCTGCGCATGATTGGGAGTGGTGTGCGACACTTAAGCAATCCGATGGTAAAATTTTAATGTTACCTTCGGTTCATTGTGGGCATGTGAGATCCCCTGAGGATATTCTCTACTGAGAAACTTACAATAAGGGGAAATCGAGTTCAAAAAGCACAGGCCCACAAACACAATGATAGGAAGCAGGCACTAGTCCCCTAACTTTGCGCGCTGATAGAAGCAAGGGGCCTGTGCAATTCTGTATAAACTCATTATTGCGAATCGCAAGATAATGACGAGCACCCTCTATATGCATATAGTGACTCAAAGTAGATTTCTTCCCAAGAAAAATCATAAATTTGATAATTTTTAAGAAATACCTAAATTATCACATTTGTATAATAATATAATTAAGTTCATATAATCATATTTACACTTTTCTAGACTATTATTTGCTTAAATTCTAACTTAATCTGCAAAAAAGTATACAAAAAAACATAAAATCCTTACTATAACTCTGACACAATATTCAGATGTCATTCATTTTTCTATTGCTGAAGTCCATATTCCTCATTTCTTAAAGTGCAGAAGTCAATAAAACGACCCGTATATTTACTTTTATTACTTTTTTCATATTACTGATTTACCCATATTTTTATTTGACATTTAATTGTTAACAATTTACAAAACTATTATTCAGACGTCGAAACTAAACAAATTCAGATATTCAACCAAGGGGCAATTATCGTGCGACAAGAAACCAACTCAAAGGAATTCACACTGATTGAACTCTTAGTCGTGATTGCATTCTTAATTGTGCTATTGCTCCCGACAATTCAACAAGCAATTGAAACAACCCGTAAACATTCCTGTAGAACTAATTTGGAGCAGATTGGGCTCACTTTTTATAACTACCTTGAAACATACAAGGTTTTTCCTCCAGGATATATCCAAACCAGTCAAAGCAATCGTAATTAAGCAACTTGGATCTCTGTAATTCTCAAGAAAGTGCAGTCACCAACGGACATCTTAAATTTAAGGGAGAGGCTGTTGAAGATAGCATGATCACATTTACGCCTCTCTCACCCACTGTTGGTCCTTCAACAGACGCCAATATTAGTAAGGGCTCTTATTCAATTTCTCAAGAATCTGGTCCTGTCGTCGGGATGATTCGTGTAGAAATCACCGCATATCAAAAAACAGGGGAAAAAATTGAAGCAGGAACTCCCAACCCACGCAGGTACGATTGTGGATGAATTAAATCAAATCATTCCCAAAGAGTATAACACGCAGAGAAAATAACGATTCAAATCAATACTGGGAATAATGAAAATAAAGACTTTGATCTTGTTAAAAAATAGAAATCTTTTTGATTATTTTGTTATCGTCCTCCACAATTAGATTGGACACCTTTTAAATAGTAAATCACCCATAGTCTAAGGAAAATCAATGAAGGAATCTCAGTTAGTTCGAGGGCTGGGCGAACAGATAGTAGAACGTCTTAGAGAGGATATCTTTTCAGGGAAAATTGCAGAAGGAGAGCGTTTACGTGAAATCGATTTGGCCAAACGATTTGCCGTTAGTAGGGGGCCAATTCGTGAAGCGATTCAGCAACTTACCTGGGAAGGAATTGTTGAAGCAGATCGCAACAAGGGAGCGATCGTTTCAACATCTGCTCCTAATGAAATTTCAGAACTGATCATTCCACTTAGATGCACTATAGAAAAATATGCAGTGCGACTTTTTTTCGATAGTTTGACAGAAGAAGATTTTTTGTTGTGGGATAATATTCTCGAAAAAATGAAGCTTGCATGTGAAGCAAAAGATTTTGCGTTGATATCGGAACATGATATTGCCTTTCACCGTGCTTTAGTCAACCGATCCCATTCTCCCGACCTCTTAGCAATCTGGTCTTCCATCGTGTCCCGAGTTCGAAGACATTTTCGTGAGTCTCATTTGAAATATACAAAACCAGTTCAAATCTACGAAGAACACCTGCCGATTATCGATGCTTTAAAAAACAAAAGCCTGGCGGATACACTTCAGGTTATTGAGGATCATATTGAATAGAGCAGTGATAAAACGAATGATGTCTTTTAAAAACAAACTATCAATTGCGAGTCAAATCCTTGGAATCCTTCTATTAGGGCTCTTCTCTGATCAGGCATTAGCAGTAAACGATAAAAACAATTCCATTCAACGGGAATATTATTTTGAGCAACACGTTCGACCGCTCTTGATCAAACACTGTCTCAAATGCCATGGTCCTAAGAAACAGTTTGCAGAGTTACGGCTTGATACGCGTGCGAATCTTCTCAAAGGCGGAGAAAGTGGACCGGCAATCAAGGTGAATCACCCTGGTGAAAGTCTCTTAATGAGCGCGATCCGTCGTGAGTCACTTGAAATGCCTCCCGACAAACCATTATCTAAAACAGACATCGAAGTTTTAGCAATGTGGATCAAAAACGGTGCCATCTGGCCTGAGAAAGCAGCGATCGGAACTTCAACCAAAGTCGATTTTTCTAAACACTGGGCATTTCGCCCCATTCGAAATCCCAGTCGCCCCTCTGTAAAAGATACTCTCTGGCCACAAAATGATATTGATTATTTCATTCTTTCAAAACTGGAACAGAATCGACTTAAACCATCATTACCCGCAAAACCGGCTACCTTACTCCGCAGAATGATTTGGGATCTTACCGGCCTGACTCCCACGTCTGAACAGATCAAATTATTCTCAAAAAGGATTTCGCCTCAGTCAGCCGATTCAATAATCGAACAGCAACTTGCCTCCCCCCATTATGGAGAACGCTGGGGAAGATATTGGCTTGATTTGGCCCGTTATGCAGACACCAAAGGCTATGTATTCTTTGAGAAACCAATTTTCCATTCCTCGTTTACCTATCGAGACTACGTGATTAACAGCTTCAATAAAGACAAACCGTTCAACCAGTTTGTCATAGAGCAATTAGCCGCAGATTTTCTGAAAGATGAAATCCCACACGAGTCCCAAGCAGCACTCGGATTCATTACCGTTGGTCCAAGATTTAAAAATGATATCCATGATATTATTTCTGACCGAATCGATGTTGTCACACGTGGGCTTCTAGGTTTGACCGTAGGTTGTGCACGTTGCCATGATCATAAATATGATCCTATTTCAATTGAAGACTATTACTCTATGTATGGAGTCTTCCGAAATTCACTCGAACCGATTCATCTTCCTTTCCGTAACAAAAACAAAATACCTGATCATCTAGTAACACAGGCACAGAAGATAAAACGGGCTGCTGTAGATTTAGAAGAACTCTACAAGAAACAACATGCTAAAGTATCACGAGATGCACACCAGAGACTTTCAGAATACTTGCGTGTAGCACAATCTCGAAGAAGCGGACCGGACACCGTGAAATTTGATGTGATTGTTGACGGTGATGATCTCAATCCAGAAGTCTTATTAAAGTGGCAGGAATTTCTGGACGATTCTGAAAAGACAAACTCCCCCGTATTTTCGATCTGGCATCAACTGGAATATATTGCCAAAGAGAATTTTTCCGTTCAATCAAGACGCATACTTCAAAACAAAACGAGTGTTGATAACGTTCACACTGTAGTAAGACTGATTGCAGCCTTTCTATTACAATCGGAACTCGATAGTTTTCAAGATGTGATTTCCGGGTACGCAAAACTATTCAAACAAGTTGATCAGGAATGGGACCAGTGGATCGCCGAAGCGCCTAAACCGGGAAGTACATCAAAGTCCATCCTGTTTGCACCTGAAAAACAAGCTTATCGACAAGCTTTTTATAGCTCCTACTCACCCTTAACCACTCCTTTACATGGTTATCCAGTCTTAAAATTATTTCCCGATAGAAAATTACAAGAAACCGTCAAAAAACTTAATACAGCCTTAGATAAAGCACGCGCAGCCGCCTCTACTGAACTGGCTCAAATGATGACACTCACTGATGCTAGTCAAATCATCGAACCACGGGTTTTAAGGCGTGGGAATCCGGGAATTCCTGCTCAATCAGTTAAACGGCGCTATTTGACCTTTTTCAATCAGATATCCGCTAAATCATTTACCCAAGGAAGTGGAAGACTGGAATTGGCCAAAGCAATTGTTTCGCCTCAAAATCCTTTGACCGCCCGGGTGATTGTAAATCGCATCTGGCAACATCACTTTGGTCAGGGAATTGTTTCTACCCCGAGTGACTTTGGAATTCAGGGAGCGTTCCCTTCTCATCCGGAACTTCTGGACCATCTAGCAATCTGGTTCATGAAAAACGGCTGGTCGATCAAAAAACTCCATCGCTATATAATGCAGTCGGCGACCTATCAACAACAGAGTCTCTTACATGCCTCAGGAGAGAAAATGGACCCAGCCAATAAACTTTTATGGAGAATGAATCGCCGACGTCAAGATTTTGAAACAATGCGTGATACCCTGCTCCAAGTCAGCCATCAGTTGGATACAACTGTTGGAGGAAAATCAATCAAAGGGGTCGTATCGAACTCTAACAAACGCCGCACAATCTACACTTTCATCGATCGTCAACGCGTTCCCGGTCTATTACGCACATTCGATTTCCCCTCTCCAGATGTGAGTACTGGAACACGAAATTCGACTTCTGTTCCCGGACAGTCTTTGTTTCTGATGAATCATCCTTTCGTTCTGAAATCTGCTCAAATTCTAGGAAAAGAAGCGCAGCAAGCGGGCAATCCAAAAACTGGTATCAAGCAGCTCTATCAAAGTATTTTACAACGAAAGCCAAACCGACGAGAAGTAAAGGAGATGCTTCAATTTCTTGAAACAGAATCTATTCCTAAAAAAGAATCTCTCATTGCAACACCTTGGGAATATGGTTATGGAGTATACGATGAGAACTCAAAAAATTTGTCAAATTTTAAACCAATACCTTACTGGAACGGAAAACAATATCAGGGAAGTGATCGCCTCCCCGATCCTAAACTAGGCTGGGTCTTTTTAGATAAAACCGGAGGCCATCCAGGTAATGACATGAATCATGTCGCCGTAATTCGATGGCGCGCCCCCGAAACAATGGCAGTTTCAATCAAAGGAACTCTCAAGCATGAAATTTCACGCGGTAATGGAATTCGGGGGCGTGTACTCATTGCCGGCGAAAAGAAGTTAGGCCCCTGGAACGTTCACCAAACTTCGGTTGAAACGACTCTCGAAAATATCAAACTTGAAAAAAAACAAACAATCGATTTTGTCGTCGATACTGCAGGTCAGCTCGGACACGACTCGTTCGTCTGGTCACCGGAAATTATAGCACATTCTATTGAAACAGTAGCATTCTCGAAAACAGAGGGAAATCCAAAGGCCGTTCGATATTGGCACTATTCCCAAGACTTTAGAGAACCAGACAGCATACAAATTACTCCCTGGCAAAGTCTGGCCCAGATTCTTTTGTTATCAAATGAATTTCAGTTTATCGATTAAATAAACGAGTATCACATGCAGCATCTCACTCAAAACACACAACCAATTGACAGGCGTGAAATGTTAAAGCGATCAGGTATGGGAATGGGAATGCTAGCATTAGCAGGACTAACCTCGAAGGAACACTTACAGGCTGCCAACACTACACACCATCCTCCGCAAGCCAAACAAATCGTGCACCTGTTTATGAATGGAGGTCCTTCACACGTTGATACCTTTGACCCTAAACCATTACTTAAAAAATATCATGGCAAACCATTACCGAATCCCAATTTACCTACGGAACGTAAAACATCAGGTGCTCTGGAGTCTCCTTTTCAGTTTAAAAAATATGGCGAATCCGGGATCGAAGTCAGTGAGCTTTTCCAAAATACAGCCTCACACATCGATGACATGTGTATTATCAGGTCGATGCATTCTGATATCCCCAATCATGAACCCTCACTATTATTGATGAATTGTGGTGACAATGCGCTGCCGCGTCCCAGCTTCGGGTCCTGGGTCAATTACGGCCTCGGTTCATTAAACGAAAACCTGCCTGGATTCGTAGTGCTCTGCCCGAATGGATTTCCTGTAGTAGGGCCTAAGAATTGGCGTTCCGCATTTCTCCCGGGTTCTTTTCAGGGAACGCATTTAGATACGAAAGAGACTGACGTCTCGCGGCTCATCGAAAACATCAATAACCCGCAATCCCCGAAACGACAACGCCGCCAATTAGACCTGCTCCAGAAAATCAATCAACGCCATTTAACAAACAGAGGACACGACTCGCTACTGGAAGCGAGAATTCAGTCTTTCGAACTCGCTTACCGTATGCAATTTGAGGCATCAGACGTTCTTGATCTTTCAAAAGAACCGAAACATATTCAGGAAATGTATGGAGATGGATTACAAGGTCGACAATTATTGATGACTCGTCGTCTGCTTGAAAAAGGAGTGCGGTTTATTCAAGTCTGGCATAGTGGTGGCCAGGAATGGGACCATCATCGTGGAATTGAAAAAAGCTTAAGAAAGCTATGTGGTCAATGGGACCAACCGATTGCCGCGTTTCTGACTGATCTCAAACAACGCGGGATGCTCGATTCCACTTTGCTGCTCTGGGGAGGTGAATTTGGGCGTACCCCAGTCGCAGAACTTCCCGCGATGAATGGTCGTGATCACAATCACTATGGGTTCAGCATGTGGATGGCCGGTGGAGGCGTCAAAGGTGGACATGTCCATGGAGCCACCGACGAAACAGGATTCGCTGCCTCCGAAAATAAAGTCCACGTCCATGACTTACACGCCACAATGCTGCATTTGCTCGGTATTGATCATGAAAAACTAACCTACCGCTATGCAGGCCGTGACTTTCGTTTAACCGATGTTCATGGTCATGTCGTCAAAGAAATTCTTGCATAATCATACTTCTCACTCAAGGCACATTAAAACACATGAAAATCGAACAAATCATTTGTCAAATTCTCAGATCAGGTTCCGTCACGAATAAGACAGCCAGTTGCCAGGATTCGGTTCTAGTTCGCATTAAAACCGACAACGGCCTGGAAGGCATTGGTGAAGCTGATTCTTCACCAGAAGTCGTTAAAGCAGTGATCGACGCTCCCTATAGTCACAATGTTGCGTGTGGATTAAGAGAATTACTCATCGGAGAAAACCCACTCGAAACAGAACGACTCTGGCAGAAAATGTATCGCCACACAATGTACTTTGGCAGAACCGGTGTAACGATCACCGCAATGGCTGCGATCGACATGGCACTTTGGGATTTAAAAGGAAAACATTTTGGTGAACCGATCCACCGACTTTTAGGTGGACAACATCATACGGAATTTCAAGCCTATGCTTCGATTCTGTTTGGGAGAGATGGTCGAGAAACGTGTGACATAGCACAGCGCTGGACTGAAAACGGATACACGGCTGTGAAATTTGGTTGGGAGCCGATGGGAGAATCGGAAAAGCTTGATATCGAACTTGTTGCTGGTGCCCGTGAAGGAATGGGAGATGGCATATTATTGATTGACGCAGGTTGTGTCTGGGACGCCCGAACTGCATTGCAGCGCGCACATGCATTTTCTGAATATAATATTGGCTGGCTTGAAGAACCCCTCTTCCCCCACGATATCGCTGGCTATGCCTGGCTCAAAGATCGTTCTCCAGTTCCCATTGCTGCTGGCGAAGAAGAATGTGGTCGTGAGTCATTCCGACCTTATTTTGACCAAAGAGCACTTGATGTCTACCAAATTGATCTGGCTCGTAATGGGTTTACCGAAGCCTCTTATCTGAAACAAAGAGTCGCTGAAATCGGTGCACGCCCTTGTAACCATTGTTACACCAGCCCAATCACCGTTGCAGCCAGCCTACACTGGTTGGCCACCTGCAAAGATGCATTCATCTTCGAAGACTGTGTGGAAGACGAGCCTCTCAGACACGAGTTAACTTATGAGAAAGTACAAGCGGAAGACGGCATGATTCAAGTCCCAGATAGACCAGGGCTCGGGATCACGCTCAATGAAGATTTCATTGCAGCCCACGTCGTTGCAGAGTCAAAATAAAGTCCACAAATGATTTCCTCCCTCAATTAGTAGAATCAACATCATGTCTCAAACACCAATTCGAACAAAGATTGATTTCGACAAGCCAGGAACTCAATGGGGTACTCTCAATATTCCCTTCTCTTATAACTTAAGTGGTTGGTCACAGCTGCAAATACCGATTTCTACAATTGCACATGGAGAAGGGCCAACAGTTCTATTAATGGCAGGCAATCACGGCGATGAGTACCCGGGCCAGATTGCCATTATGAAATTAATGCAATCACTGAAATTAGAACAGATTTCCGGTCGCATCATTTTTATCCCCGCTATTAATATTCCGGCTGCAAAAGCGGCAACCCGTCTCTCTCCCATTGACGGTAAAAACTTAAATCGCTGTTTTCCCGGTGATGCAGATGGAACCGTTTCCGAAATTATGGCACATTATCTGACTCACGAAATCTTTCCTCTCGTTGAGGTCGTAATAGATCTACACACGGGCGGACGAGGGGTCTATTTTTATCCGTGTGCTCATATGCATCTGGTAGAAAATCTGGAACAACGTCGCCGAATGGCGTTGGCAACTGAAGCTTACAATACAGATTTTGCTTTTCTGTATGCAGATATTGCTGGAAAAGGTCTTTTACCAGTCGAAGCTGAAAACATGGGAAAAACCGTGGTCACAACAGAAATGGGAGGCGGCGAAGTCACTACGGCTCCCGTGCATCAAGTCTCACAAGCAGGATTACGTAACGTATTG
The Gimesia aquarii DNA segment above includes these coding regions:
- a CDS encoding mandelate racemase/muconate lactonizing enzyme family protein — its product is MKIEQIICQILRSGSVTNKTASCQDSVLVRIKTDNGLEGIGEADSSPEVVKAVIDAPYSHNVACGLRELLIGENPLETERLWQKMYRHTMYFGRTGVTITAMAAIDMALWDLKGKHFGEPIHRLLGGQHHTEFQAYASILFGRDGRETCDIAQRWTENGYTAVKFGWEPMGESEKLDIELVAGAREGMGDGILLIDAGCVWDARTALQRAHAFSEYNIGWLEEPLFPHDIAGYAWLKDRSPVPIAAGEEECGRESFRPYFDQRALDVYQIDLARNGFTEASYLKQRVAEIGARPCNHCYTSPITVAASLHWLATCKDAFIFEDCVEDEPLRHELTYEKVQAEDGMIQVPDRPGLGITLNEDFIAAHVVAESK
- a CDS encoding succinylglutamate desuccinylase/aspartoacylase family protein; this translates as MSQTPIRTKIDFDKPGTQWGTLNIPFSYNLSGWSQLQIPISTIAHGEGPTVLLMAGNHGDEYPGQIAIMKLMQSLKLEQISGRIIFIPAINIPAAKAATRLSPIDGKNLNRCFPGDADGTVSEIMAHYLTHEIFPLVEVVIDLHTGGRGVYFYPCAHMHLVENLEQRRRMALATEAYNTDFAFLYADIAGKGLLPVEAENMGKTVVTTEMGGGEVTTAPVHQVSQAGLRNVLVHLKVLQGEEKCRTDLGLPPTRWVQALNAEDYIFAPESGLFESFVDVGSEVSEGQPLGALYFLERPDRKPSIIEANSNGIAIAHRGPTLTSQGDIVFCLAHDVEEQVLKTFQ